The Allocoprobacillus halotolerans nucleotide sequence TCGCTACTGTTTTACCACCAGCTGTAAATTTAGCGATAGATCCAGCTTGTGAAGATTTAGAAGATTGTCCACCAGTATTTGAATAAACTTCTGTATCAAGAACTAAGATATTGACATTTTGATCATTCGCAAGAACATGGTCAACACCACCGTAACCGATATCATAAGCCCATCCATCACCACCAATGATCCATTGTGATTTTGTCACAAGCTCACCTTTCATATCTAATAATTCTTTAATACCTTCACATGTTGAAGCTTCAACTAATGATACTAATTGATCATATAATTTTCTTTCTTCAACTCTTTGTCCTTTCACAGAAGCATATTGTTCTAAGACAGTTTGAAGTTCAGGTTCACAATCAGCTTTATTCGCTTCAATGATTTCTAAGATACGTTTTGCCATATAGTTTTCAGCTAATTTCATACCAAAACCATATTCAGCATTATCTTCAAATAATGAGTTAGCCCATGCAGGTCCTTGTCCATTTTCATCAATTGTACATGGCGTTGAAGGTGTAGAAGCACTATAAATAGAACTACATCCAGTCGCATTAGCAATTCTCATATCAGCTCCAAATAACTGAGAAGCTAAACGATAATATGGTGTTTCACCACATCCACCACAAGCTCCAGATACTTCAAAATATGGACGCATAAATCCAACACCTTTAACTGTTGTTGTAGGATAACGATCAGCTTTATATGAAACTTTTGAATACATATGATCAGCTAAAGAAGCATGTGGTAATTCTTCTTTAACAGGTACCATAGATAATGCTTTTTTACCAGCTTTACCTGGACATTCAGTCACACATAATCCACAACCAACACAGTTGTCAGGAGAAACTTGGATACGATAAACTAATCCATCAACATTTCTACCAATTGGTTTTAATACATCATTAGAAATGTCTTCTGGCATAGCTTTCATTTCTTCTTCGTCAATTAAGAAAGCACGAATTGTCGCATGAGGACATACCATCACACAGTTATTACATTGAATACAGTTTTCTTTTTCCCAACGTGGTACATCAATTGCAATCGCACGTTTTTCTTTAATAGCTACACCTGATTTCATAGAACCATCAAGTTTATCCATGAAAGCAGAAACAGGTAAGTCATATCCATCTAAAGCATTGATTGGTGCGACAAAATTATCGAAGTAATCATCACCAGTTCTTGTTCTTGTACTTGTCACAGTTAAATCAGACCAGCTTGCATCAACTGGAACTTCAACAATCGCATCTTTACCAGCATCAATAGCTTTATAGTTCATTTCAACAACAGCGTCACCTTTTTTACCATAAGTTTTCTTAGCCATTGCTTTCATGTATTCAACCGCTTTATCAACTGGTAAAATTTGTGGGTTTAAGGCAAAGAATGCAGATTGAAGAATTGTATTTGTATGTCTTCCCATACCAATTTCACTGGCAATCTTTGTCGCATTGATAATATAGAATTTTGCGTTTTTATCAGCTAATTGTTTCTTTAATTTATTTGGTAAATAATCAATAACTTCTTTTTCATCAAACTCTGTATTTAATAAGAATGTTCCACCATTCTTTAAGTTTTTCAACATATCATATTTTAAAACATAGTTATCTAATGAACATGAAATAAAATCAGCATTATTGACATAATATGTTGCACGAATTGGTGTATGACCAAATCTTAAATTAGAACGAGTCGCTCCACCAGCTTTTTTACTATCATAAGCAAAATAAGCTTGTGAATATAAATCAGTATGATCTCCAATAATTTTAATAGATGATTTATTGGCAGAAACTGTACCATCTGATCCTAAACCATAGAATAAGCAAGATGTATAATCAGCATCAACATTGAAGTTTTCATCTTCTTTTAATGATAAATGAGTCACATCATCATTGATACCAATTGTAAATGATGTAAATGGATCATCTTCTAATAAATGATCGTAAACAGCTTTGATTTGACGTGGAGTTGTATCTTTAGAACCCATACCATAACGTCCGCCAATCACTTTGATGTCAGTTTCTTTTAAGACTGAACATACATCTAAGTATAAAGGTTCACCAGTTGCACCCATTTCTTTTGTACGATCTAAAACAGCCACTTTTTTCACTGTTTCTGGTAATACTTCTAATAAGTATTTTGGTGAGAATGGACGATATAAATGAACTTTAACCAAACCAACATGTTCACCATGTTTATTCATTTCATCAATTGTTTCTTTAATTGTTTCTGTTACAGAACCCATAGCGATAATCACACGTGTAGCATCGCTTGCTCCATAATATGTAAATGGTGCATAATGACGACCTGTAATTTTTGAAATCTTTTTCATGTAATCAGCGACAACTTCCACAACAGCTTCATAATGTTTATTTTGTGCTTCTCTACCTTGGAAATAGATATCATCGTTTTCTGCTCCACCACGTTCAATTGGATTAATATGTGGATTTAATGCTTGAGTTTTAAATTTCTTTAATGCTTCTTTATCTAATAAGCTTTCTAATACATCATAATCCATCACTTCTACTTTTTGAATTTCATGAGAAGTTCTAAATCCATCGAAGAAATGAATAACAGGAACACTTGCTTTAATAGCTGTTAAATGAGCAATCCCTCCTAAATCCATAACTTCTTGAACACTATGGGAACAAATCATAGGTGCTCCTACTTGACGACATGCATAGATATCTTGATGATCACCAAAAATATTTAAGGCACGTGTTGCTAAAGCTCTGGCAGCAACGTGGAATACACCAGGTAATAATTCACCTTGTATTTTATACAAGTTTGGTATCATCAATAATAAACCTTGTGACGCCGTAAATGTTGTTGCTAATGCACCACCTTGTAAAGCACCATGAACAGCTCCAGCAGCTCCAGCTTCTGATTGCATTTCAATCACATTGACTGCAGAACCAAAGATATTTTTCTTTCCTTGTGCAGCCCATGTTTCAGCATTTTCAGCCATTGGAGAAGATGGTGTAATTGGATAGATACTTGCAACTTCACTAAACGCATAAGCGACATGTGCAGCAGCTGTATTTCCATCCATTGATAAATACTTTTTAGACATAATTTTCTTTCCTCCTATATCATATAGTATACTCTTATTGATAAGAAATTTCCATATGAAAAATTTATTTTCATTATAAACAATAGAAAACTTCAATATTTTCTATTTCTTCTAAAATCCACTTTTTTTAACTATAAAAAATGATAGAATAGTGTCGAAAAACGAAAGGAGAAACACATGAAAAAAGAAACTGTTTTATTGGTCAATCTGGTGGTCCAACGGTTGCGATTAATGCATCACTAGCTGGTATTATTCATGAATGTATTGAAACAAAACAATACGAACATGTTTATGGAATGATAAATGGTGTTATGGGATTATTGGAAAGCCGTTATATAGATTTATTGGAACTTTTTAGTGAACAGGAGGCTTTAAATCAATTAAAACATTCTCCTGCCATGTATTTAGGATCATGTCGTTATAAATTACCTGATGTTCAAGATGATCCACAAACTTATGAAAGATTGTTTCATACTTTTGAACAACTTCAAATCACTGATTTTTATTATATTGGTGGTAATGATTCAATGGATACAGTTGCCAAATTATCGTCGTATGCACGTTCAATTTCATCTTCTATTCGCTTTATTGGTATTCCTAAAACAATTGATAACGATTTAATGGGAACAGATCATACCCCTGGCTTTGGTTCAGCTGCTAAATATGTTGCGACATCAATGCTAGAAATCGCTTATGATAGTTCTATTTATAAATTAAACGCAGTCACAATTGTTGAAATCATGGGAAGAAATGCAGGTTGGTTAACAGCTGCCAGTGCGCTTGCAAGAACACAATGCAATGAAGCTCCAGACTTAATTTATCTACCTGAAGTGCCATTTTCAACTGAAAAATTTTTAGAAGATATTCGTCAAGTTTTCCGTCATAAGAAAAATATTATTATTGCTGTAAGTGAAGGGATTAAAAATGAAAATGGAGATTATTTAGATTCTGATTCTAAATATACAAAACGTGATGCTTTTGGTCACATTCTCCATTCAGGAACCGGAAAAGTGCTTGAGACTTTGGTTTATCAGGAATTTAAATGTAAAGTCCGCAGTATTGAATTAAATGTTTTACAAAGATGTGCTATGCATATTGCTTCAAAAGTTGATTTGGATGAATCTTTCCAAATTGGACAGGCCGCTGTCCAAGCAGCATTGTCAAATCATACGGGTGTTATGATGACTTTTAAACGTAAACAAAATTATCCTTATCAAATTGAATGTACATATAAAGATGTCAGTGAAATTGCTAACTTGGAACAACGCATTCCAGTTGAATGGATCAATAAAGATCATAATGATATTACCCAAGAACTATATGATTATTTAATTCCTTTGATTCAAGGCGAAGTCACTATTCAATATGAAAATGGTATTCCATGTTATAGCAATATTTCTCATTTACGTTATAAATAGGCAAAGAGATTGAGATTCATTGAATCTTCAATCTCTTTTTATTTGTACCCTAAAACATATCTAAAAATGAGTTTTTGATACCATTTTAAACTTCGATCATATTCTTGAATCCATTGTTGATACAACTCATAAAAACGTAGCCATTCTTCATCACTGATTTTATGTGATGAATATTTTGCTTTATAAGCAATAGCTTTGCATTCATCATCTATTTGATGTTGTGGTGTTAATTTCCATCTTTGTTGATAATAAGTTAAAACTTTTTGATTATTATTCATACACCTTGTTTTCAACATCAACCAATGAGTTGTTATATAACGATAAACAATGATAAAAATCAAAATAACAGCTACTTGTACAATGATTTCAATATATGGATATGATGATGTTGATTCTTGTGGTATAAAAGGATTATCTGTTGTATTTTGTGGTATTTCTTGATCAGATTGAATCGTTGGTGTTTGGCTATTATTTGAAGTTTGTTGATTTTGACTTACAGTATCATCAAGTAACGTGCTAATACCTTCAATGTTGCCCGTTAGTGTCATTTCATAAGGTATCCATCCTTTCCCTTCTTCATAAACCTCTATCCAGGCATGTGAGCGATATTGTGGTATCTTGGCTACACCGTTATCAAAATCACTAGCCAACATTGTATAACCACGTACAAAACGTGTTGGAATACCTAACTCCCTTAACAACAAAGCTCCAGCTGTCGCAAAATGCGTACAGCTTCCTTTACGATTTTCAAATAGAAAATATTCTACAAAATCTTTATCATTGGGTAGTGTACCGGCATTTAAATCATATTCCGCTTGACTTGCTAAAAGATTGCGTATACTTTCGACTGCGCTCAGCGCATCAAAACGAATGGAATCATCAATACCATTGTCGGCTAAAAAATCAGATAACTGTATGCTTAATTCCTCAGGAACATCTAAATAATGACGTTTCACATATTCTTCATAGTCATCATCATAACCAACAAAATAATAGCCATCGCCATAATAATATACATTTTGATAAATAACTTCCAAGGGATAA carries:
- the nifJ gene encoding pyruvate:ferredoxin (flavodoxin) oxidoreductase produces the protein MSKKYLSMDGNTAAAHVAYAFSEVASIYPITPSSPMAENAETWAAQGKKNIFGSAVNVIEMQSEAGAAGAVHGALQGGALATTFTASQGLLLMIPNLYKIQGELLPGVFHVAARALATRALNIFGDHQDIYACRQVGAPMICSHSVQEVMDLGGIAHLTAIKASVPVIHFFDGFRTSHEIQKVEVMDYDVLESLLDKEALKKFKTQALNPHINPIERGGAENDDIYFQGREAQNKHYEAVVEVVADYMKKISKITGRHYAPFTYYGASDATRVIIAMGSVTETIKETIDEMNKHGEHVGLVKVHLYRPFSPKYLLEVLPETVKKVAVLDRTKEMGATGEPLYLDVCSVLKETDIKVIGGRYGMGSKDTTPRQIKAVYDHLLEDDPFTSFTIGINDDVTHLSLKEDENFNVDADYTSCLFYGLGSDGTVSANKSSIKIIGDHTDLYSQAYFAYDSKKAGGATRSNLRFGHTPIRATYYVNNADFISCSLDNYVLKYDMLKNLKNGGTFLLNTEFDEKEVIDYLPNKLKKQLADKNAKFYIINATKIASEIGMGRHTNTILQSAFFALNPQILPVDKAVEYMKAMAKKTYGKKGDAVVEMNYKAIDAGKDAIVEVPVDASWSDLTVTSTRTRTGDDYFDNFVAPINALDGYDLPVSAFMDKLDGSMKSGVAIKEKRAIAIDVPRWEKENCIQCNNCVMVCPHATIRAFLIDEEEMKAMPEDISNDVLKPIGRNVDGLVYRIQVSPDNCVGCGLCVTECPGKAGKKALSMVPVKEELPHASLADHMYSKVSYKADRYPTTTVKGVGFMRPYFEVSGACGGCGETPYYRLASQLFGADMRIANATGCSSIYSASTPSTPCTIDENGQGPAWANSLFEDNAEYGFGMKLAENYMAKRILEIIEANKADCEPELQTVLEQYASVKGQRVEERKLYDQLVSLVEASTCEGIKELLDMKGELVTKSQWIIGGDGWAYDIGYGGVDHVLANDQNVNILVLDTEVYSNTGGQSSKSSQAGSIAKFTAGGKTVAKKDLAQIAMAYGHVYVAQVAMGANPMQTIKAFKEAEAYDGPSLIIAYSPCMEHGIKGGLANHQQQQKRAVECGYFNLLRYDPRLEEQGKNPLQVDSKEPDFTKFKDFLLSENRFAQLSKVNPEHAEGLMDKCEKDAMKRRRRLDVMASE